The DNA sequence CGAGGGCGAGCGCCATCCCACCTGCCACGATTGACCTGATCCTTGCTGTTCTCATCTGCGATCTCCTGGGGGTCAGGCTCCGGGGTATACTCCCGAAGTGAACTAGCTTCACCTCACTCTATGGCATGGGTCACGTTGCAAGCCCGGCTTTCGTCTGATTCGGATCCGGTTTCTCTGCGCCGCCGTCATGAACGCCGTCGCGCACGAGGGCCGGGGGGCTCCATTTCCCGCTCAGACAGCCGGGGCTCGGGCCGTACAGCCGCAACATCAGCCTGAACCCACCCTCCGGGGCGGGGAGCCAGTTGTCCTCGCCCTCCACGGGCCGTTCGTGCGAGACGACCAGCTCGAGGGACCCGTCGGGCTCGTAGCGCAGGTGCGGACTCCTGTCCCCCACCGAGTAGCGCGACAGGGGGTTGGCAACCAGGAGACCTTCCGCGTGATACATGGTCAACGACCAGAAGTACGTCACGGGTGGCAGCTGGCCCGGGGTGAACCGCAGTCGATAACGGTGGTCGCCCACCAGCCCGCGGCCGGCACTGTCCACCTCGAGCACCGGGTAGAGGGCCTCTTCCGCGGGATTGATGTAGATCTGCGCCATCGCGACCGAAGCGCGGAGGAGCCAGTCTCGGCCGAACTCGACTCCCGCGTAATTGATCATCCACCCGTTGCGGACCTGCCCCGCATCGGCGACGCCTCGTCTCACCATCGCGAACCCGCGCGCCACCGCGTCGTCAAGTGCGAACCGGGGCATCTCGGCCCCGAGGCGTTCGCCAGGCCGCCAGCCCACCTCGGCGAGGAGGTCTCTCACGTCGGGGTCCACCGCCTCGACGCTCAGATCGTCCATGACCCGCGACAGCTGCTCGAAGAAGTGCCGTCCCGGGCCTGACTCGCTCGCGACGGGGGACTGGGACGCATCGGGCTCGGCGTCCGGTACCCGAGCGTGCGTCCCCGGTGAGCTCAGGCGGATCTCCTCCTGGAGCGCATGCACCTCGTGGAGATCCCGCGGGTTCGATGAGTCGACCATGATCCGCCCGGCGATCATGAGGAACCTGCAGGTGCAGTCGAGTTCCATCCCGAGCTGGCCGGAGGTCAGGGCCGGTTCCGCGAGCGATGGCGCCCAACGGATCGTCACGGGCCCGAGGACGCCGCCGTGCGTTCGCTTTCCGACGGTGTGGCAGGTGGTGTCGGCGTAACCGAACTGGAACGCGTAGTACCGTTCGCCGAAATCGGGCAGGTCCAGCCGGAGGTCTCCCTCGAGCAGGTCAACCCAGGCCACGCTGTAGAGGGTGTCCACGTTGGGAGCCACACCTACCCGGTAGCCGGGGTCGGACAGAAGCTTCTGGTGCCCGAACTCGCCGAGGGGCGCGGCTGCCGACCGGCCGGAGTCCCGCTCGCGGCCCGGTTCCGACCGCGTCATCGTCTCCCTCAACTGGAGCGACCGCACGAGCGGATATCCCCACACATACAGCTGCTCGTACCTGTCGATCGAGTCGGAACTCAACGGCCTGTCTCCTCGCAGTGTTCGAGGGTGTCCACCGGCCCCGGGGACCATCGACCCTCCAGCAGCTCCTCCGTCGGCCCGTAGGTACGCAGGACGAGGAAGAACGGGGACCGGGGTGCCGGCAACACACCGGGGTTAGGGTCACGCTCGGCGGCCCCCGGGTCGATCCTGATCCGCACCCGACCGGAGCCGTCCGGCGTCAGGCCCGAGGCGCTGCCCACGGAGTAGCGATCCCACGGGTTGCCGTACACGCGACCGCTGTCAGCCAGGTACAAGGTGACCGACCAGAAGTAGTCGACCGGCGGGGCCGTGTCCATGACCAGGCAGTACGCACCGTTGCTGCCGTCCAGTGGGACTCCGTTCGACGACACGTAGGTGTTGAACGAGGTGTTCTCCTCGACCACGTTGGCGCCCAGGCCGACGTTGTTCATCACGGCCCTGGCGAGGAAGTTGGTCCCGTGCCGACCTTTGTCCCGCACCCGGGTCCAGCCGCTGCCCAGCGGTTCCCCGAGCTGGGACCGGCTTGCGCGGATCATGTCCATTGCGGAGTCGAACCCTCGCTGCGCGACATCGGGCACCCAGTCGCACCCCGACGGGGACACCTCCCCCGGGCCGGCACCGATCCCGATCGCCCGGTAGCGCGCGACCATCACTTCTTCGCGGGCCGGGACACCACACAACCCGATGACCGCTGTGAGGGCCGTGGCGAACTCCGTCCACCTGCTCTCCACCAGAGAACTGTCCACCTCGGTGTACCGCTGGAGACTGGCCTGCGGATGCGGGGTGCGGATTCGGAACCGTTTTCTCATCGCGTCGGCCTCGCCGGTGCCACCGGTCGCGGTCACCTGCACCCGCAGCAGCGCCCAGACGACAGGCGTGGCCACCACCATCACGTCCTTGCCGGTCCCCCTCGCCTCCGCGGCCTGTTCGGACGTGCACAGGACCATCGTCACCGGGCCGCCCCCGTGGGTCCGGTTGCTGATGTTCGACGCGTTCCCGTGAGCGTCGAACAGGTTCACGGTGTAGTAGCTGTCGCCGACCGCCGGGACCTCCAGCTCCACCGGTCCCTGCTCCACCGAGATCCACCCGTTCGAGTACAGGGTGTCCACATTGGGGACGCGGAATTCCGCGAAATCGGGCCCGGCCAGGCCCCGTCGGTGGTCGAAGACGTTGAGTCGCTCGTCGTCCCCGGCCGGGCGCTTCCACACGAAGTCGCTGAACTGCGCGTACTGCAGGACCGCGGTCAGACCCCACACCGTGGCGTCGAAAGCGAGGTGTTCCACCAGCTTCTCCGCCTGGTGTCGGTCGTCCGGGAACAGGTCGGGCGACGCCGACTCCTGGTATTGGCTGACATCGGCGAAGTCATACGATCGGCGGTCCACAGTTGTCCTCCTGGTCTCGGGTCCTGTTGCTGGTCTCGGGTCCTACTGTTGTTCTCGGGTCCCTGCTGCCGGGTCGCGCCGTGCGCGCGGTGCGAGCGCTGTCGGGTCGTCAGACCGTGAAGCGACCCCCGTTGCTCAGCAGCACCGCGCCGACGACGTTCGACGCCTGATCGGAGGCCAGGTAACAGATGCTCTCGGAGAGCTGCTCCGCGGTGGCGTAGCCGAAGGCGCTGCCCTCGTTCATCCGCGCGCGGACCGACTCGGGGGTTCGCGCGGCCATGGCGGTGTCCACCGGGCCGGGGGCGACGGTGTTGACCCGGATGCCGAAGTGGACGGCCTCTTTGGCCACGGACTGACTCAGTGCGTGGACGGCCGCCTTGGAGGAGGCGTAGTGCGGGTAACCCACGAGGGTGTCGAACGCCGCCGAGGACCCCACGGTGACGATCGCCCCTCCCCCGCCGGGGCGCATCGCCCGCACGGATTCGCGCAGGACGTGGAAGGTGCCGTCCAGATTGACGGCGTGGATCCGGCGCCACGTCGAGTCGTCGAGCCGGCTCAGGACGTCGACCGGTTCGCCGGTCTCGGCCGCCTCGTAGATGTGGGCTTTGGCCACGGGGTCATCGATGCCGGCCGCGTGGACGACCACGTCCACCCGTCCGTCTTCGGCCGAGATCTCCTCGAAGAGCGCGCGGACCGCGTCCGGGTCGGCCACGTCCACCCCGTGTGCGACGCCGCCGATCTCCGAGGCGACGCGCTGCGCTGACTCCCGCGCCAGGTCCACCAGGTGGATCCGGCGCGCGCCCTCCGCGGCGAGCTGCCTCGCCACGGCCGCCCCGATCCCCGAGGCCGCCCCGGTGACCAGTGCGACCCTGCCCTCGAACCGGGTGTTCTGTGGCGCCGTCATGATGTCCGTCCTCTTCTCGTCGGTGTGGTGTGGTGGAGCAGGTCACCGCGTTGCGCGGGGGTCACATGGTCACCACGAGACGGCCGGTGACCCTGCCGTCGCGGAGCCTGTCGATCCCGTCGGGCACCTGCTCGAAGTCCAGGTGCTCGACGACCGGGGCGATGTCGCCGGCGCGCAGGTAGCGGTAGACGGACTCGATGTCGGATGTGGTGCCCCCCGAGGATCCCCGGATGACGGCCTTCTGGTGGATGACGTCCGCGGTGACGAGTTCCGAGGTGTGTGCCCCCATGCCGATCATCACGATGGTCCCGCCCACGCGGATCGCCCGCACCGCGGCCTGGGCGGTCGTGGCGAAGCCGGCGAAGTCGATGACGGAGTCCAGACCCGCCCCGGCCAGCTCGGCGGCGTCGGCGACCACGGCGGTGACGCCCAGGTGCTCTCCCAGCCGCCGTGCGTCGGCGCTGGGGTCGGCGGCGTGCACCTCGGCACCCAGGAGCACCGCGATGCGCGCGCCGATCTGCCCGAGACCACCAAGACCGATGATCCCGACCCGGTCTCCGGGACCGACCCCCGCGACGCCGACCACAGCCTGGTGTGAGGTCATGCCCGCGTCTGTTCCCAGGGCGCCGAGTTCGTAGGAGAGCCCCTCCGGCAGTGGGACCAGATCAGCCGCGGGCGCCACGTGGTACGCCGCGTAACCGCCGTCTCGCCCGTATCCGGGCACGGTGGCGCCGAGCGGGTGGACACCGCAGCGGGTGCCGACGACGACGTCGTGCACTCCCTCACCGAGCGCCACCACCTCGCCGGCAATCTCGTGCCCGAGGGTGATCGGGCACCGGTGGATGTTCTCCGCCCAGGACGGCTCGTCGAGCTCACCCACATCCGAGTGGCACATCCCGGCCGCACGGACCCGGATGAGGACCTCCCCTGGGCCCGGCTCGGGGACCGGGACCACCGCCAGGGTCAGGGGGTTGCCCGTCCCGGTCCACTGCCAGGCCCGCATCTCGGCGGGGATGGTGTTGATGTTCATGTGTCCTCCGTTCATATGACCACCGTGTGCTGGTTTGCCGACGGTCGTCGCCGCGGGTGTCAGATCTCCGCGCCGACCCGGTAGCCCTCGGCGATCGCGTGGCTGATCCGCCGCGGGGCCAGGGCGTCCCCGATCACGCTGACGTCGTCGCGCCGGCCGAGGGCGCGGGCGATCCCGTCGACGGCGGTGCGGGGCCGGTGCCACACCACGAGATCCGCGTCGAGCGGCAGGTCCCCGCCGCCGAACACGGGCACGAGGCGGCCCACCTCGTCGTCGGACCCGGGCAGGTCCAGCCCCGTGGCCACGTGGAACCGCGCGCCCCCGGAGCCCAGTCGGCCGAGGAGCGGCCCCACGCTCTCGGCAGGTACCCGCGAGGCCAGCGCCGTGAGCGGCGTGACGACGCGCGTGTCCCACCCACGCCCCACGAGGGCCTCGGCGGCGCTGTAGGCCGGCCAGAAGCCGTCGCTCTCGTCGTAGACGACCGCCCGGCCCGCCGCGGCGGGGATCCGGCCGGCGAGGACGTCGTCGACCGTGACGACGGCGGGGCCTCGACCGGTGGACGGCACGGGTCCGGGCCGGGAGCCGGTGGCGACGACGACGTGGTCGGCCGCCTCCACGAGCTCGGCGAGATCGTCCTGCGAGATCTCCGCGCCGAGGTTGACGTCCACCCGCAGGCGGCGCATCTCCGCGGAGAGGTAGTCGATCACGTCGATGAGGGTGGCCCGGTGCGGTGACCGGGCGGCCACGCGGAGGGCGCCCCCCAGCTCAGTTGCGGTCTCGAACACGGTCACGCGGTGGCCGCGGCCGGCGGCGACGCGCGCGGCCTCGAGTCCGGCCGGACCTGCGCCGATCACGTAGATGTCCTTCGTCTCCGCCGCACGGACGCCCACATTCCGGTGGCGGCCCCGACCGATCTCGGCGTTGACCGCGCAGTGCAGGTGCGGGTCGAAGGCGCGGCAGTCCTGGTTGATACCCAGGCAGCCGCGGATCTCGCCCAGTCGCCCCTGAGCGGACTTGGCCGGCAGGTCCGGGTCGGCCAACAGTGCCCGGGCCATGCCCACCAGGTCGGCCTTGCCGGTCTTGATGATGTGGTCGGCGGTCGCGGCGTCGCGGATGCGTTGACCCACGAGGACGGGGATCCCGGTCTCGGCGCGGATGCGCGCGGCGGAGTCGACGGCGACGGCGTCGGGATGCGTGGCGTCCTTGACGTACGTGCCGCGGGTGCCGTGCGTGATGCTGAAGTAGTCGACCGCCCCCGAGTCGGCGAGGTGCCGCGCGATCCTCACGCAGTTCTCCATCCCCATCCCGCCGGGGATATCCTCCTCCCCACTGAGCCGCACGCCCAGGACCATTTTCTCGGGCATCGCCTCCCGCATGGCGGCGACCACCTCGTCGAGGAATCTCATGCGGCCGACGAGGTCACCGCCGTACCCGTCGGTCCGCCTGTTGGTGAGCGCGGACATGAACTGGGCCGGCAGGTAGCCGTGGGCGGCGTGGATCTCGGCGCCGTCGTACCCCGCGCGGGCCAGATTCGCGGCGGAGACCCGCCACCCCTCGACGATGTCCGCGATCTCCTCGACCGTCAGCTCGTGGGGAGGGTAGGCGTCGCGGGCCGTCTTGACGGCCGAGGGCGCGGAGGGCGGCGAGTCCGATTCGCCCCCGATGAACTCACGCCCCAGGTGGACCAGCTGACCGATGATCTTGGCGCCGTGCCGGTGAACAGCCGCCGCCTTGTCCGTGAGGGCGGGGAGCACCTCGTCGTTGTAGGCCTCGACCAGCTTGCGGGACCGCAGGGTAGTCGAGGGGTGCACCACGGTCGCGCCCCCGATGATCAACCCGACACCGCCGGCGGCCAGGCGCTCGAAGTGCTCCTGGTCGCCGTGGGTGGGCACACCGTCGGTGGCCATGCTCGTTCCGGCCGGCAGGGCGACCAGACGGTTCCGCAGGGTGAGTGCGCCGAGCGTGAACGGGGAGAAAGCGTGGGGGAACTCTGTGATCACCTGGGGTCCTTCCGGGGCGGGCATCGGGCGGGGACGGGGCGGTGTCAGACCACGGTGGCCGCGTCGCCGGCCCGCAGCCCGAACACCAGCGCGGTGGCCAGGCCGCCCGCGTAGGCGCGGCGGTACACCCCGCCTGTGTCCGACCCGGCGGCGAGCAGGCCCGGGATCACCGTGCCGTCGGCGCGCAGGACCGACGTGTCGGCCCCGATCCTGATCCCCACGAACGGGAACGTCACGGCCGGGGTCGTCTCGACGATGTAATACGGCCCGCGGTCGAGCGGGGCGAAGTCGTACTCCCGCGGCGGCACGACCTTCTGGCCCGACTCGTTGACCCGGCGGATCCCCTCGGCGATCCTCGCCCCGTCGTAACCCCACTCCTCGGGCAGGTACTCGAACTCCTCGAGCGTCTCCGCCAGACCGCACCGGCCGCCGCGCCTGGAGGCCTCGGTGTACTTGTCGATCGCGACCGCACCCTCGACGTAGGAACCGCAGATCCAGTCGCGGTAGACCCGTTCGTCCGCGACCACCAGGCCGCGGGCCTCGGGTTGCTCCATGAGCGCCATCGCCGTGAGGTGATCCCCCTGGGTCTCGTCCACGAAGCGCTCGCCGTGGAGGTTGAACAGCAGCGCGTGCTCGGAGTAGTAGAGGGAGAGTCCCACGAAGTCGCCGGAGTCCCGGAAGGGCAGACCCGCGGGGATCAGGTGGCCGTAGAAGCCCGCGTCGTCGAAGCCGATGCCGGCCTCCACCGATTCCGCCAGCCTCAGTCCCCCGCCGTCGCTGTGCGGGTTGGACCGGAGCGGGAATCGTGAGGCCAGCGGGTGCAGGTGGCGCTCCACCAGCTCCGCGTCGGCCTGGAACCCCCCGGTGGCCAGGAGAACTCGTCGCGCCCGGATCTCGTGGACCTCGCCGTCGGCCAACCGGACCGTCGCCCCTGCCACGCCGTCGCCCTCGGTGATGAGTCCCTGCACGTGGGCGGCAGTGTGGATCGCGTTCCCGGCGGCCCTGATCTCGCGGGCGCAGGCGTCGAGATACTGGTTGGTGTCGAACGCGTGACCGACACCGTAGCGCAGCACGGGGACTCCCTCGGCGCAGTCGACGCCCCGGCCTCGGATCCAGTCGAGCCCGGCGGCGAAGTCGTCGACGACCGCGTTGCGGAGCTCCTCATCCCCATGGGGGTTGATCTCCGCCATGATCTGCCGCGTGGGTGCGGTCCAGGCATATCCTGCGAACCTCGCGGAGCCTCCGACGTCGTCGGCCTTCTCCACCACCATGACGGTTGCCCCGCGTTCGGTGGCGCGGGCGGCGGCGGTGAGGCCGGCCATGCCGGCACCGATGACGAGTAGGTCGACGGCGTTCTGCATTCGGGTCTCCCGGAAAGGTAGTGCTGCTGTGATGTGGACCACCCTAGCATCTTAATTGAACTCAGTTCATCTATTAGGGCCGGTCGCTCACCTTCGGCCCCTCGACCGCCCCGGCCACCAGCGACTCCACCCGGTGCCGCAGCCGGGTCTCCGGGACGGTGAGGCGCCGGTGTTCCTGTTCGACGAACTCCTCGGCGCTGCCCACCCGGTATGTCTCGACGAACAGGCCGGGCTCCGCGGTCGGGCGCTCGAGCCGCCAGCGCCGGCCCCCCAACCGGAGCCGGGAGCGACGCAGATCGCGCATCGCGGTGAGGAATTCCCGCGTGCGACCCTCCGGCACCCGGTACACGTAGCGGACCACCACCGGTCCCGATCGGTCGCCCCGAGGCGTGCCCGGGTCGGTGACCTCACCGGACGGCCCCGCCGGCCCACCGAGTTCGGAGACGAGGACCGGTTCGATCCCCTTCTCGGCGCCCAACCCGACGAGCAGGAGCGACACGCAGCTGATCACCATCAACCCGGCTGCCACGAGGAGGGCGGCCTGCAGTCCGGCGGCGTCGGCCACGACCCCCCACAGGAGCGATCCCGCCGCCTGCGTCCCCTGGACCATCAGCAGGATGACCGCGATCAGCCTGGGCCGGATCCAGTCCGGGAAGAACTGGTGCCCCATCGACATCCACGAACTCTGCACACTCACCCAGGCCGCGCCGGCGAAGAGCATGGCGATCCCGACCACGACCGGCGACGTCGAGACCGCCAGCACCGCCAGGGCCGCGGCGTAGACGAGGGCGCCACACGCGGCGAACACCGTGACCCTCAACCGCCTCCGCAGCCCACCGAACCCCATGACCGCCACGACGGCGCCGGCGCCGATCAGCGCCATGAGCACCCCGAATCCGTCCGCGCCCATCCCGAGACCGTCGTAGACGGCGAGGGAGATGAGCGCCCAGAGTGCGCTGGACGGGATCCCGAAGAGGAAGAGCTGGCACAATAGCCGTGTGGTCCACGCCGAGTTGACCACGAACCGGACCGCGCCGGAGATCTCCGGCATGATCGCCCGACGCGGAGCGGTCCGGTCGGGCGACCGCCGCTCCATCCGCCACAGCGCGAGCGCACAGCCCACGGAGAGGACGGCGACCACCGCGAACGCCCATTCCGCGCCGGCGAGTCCCAGTCCCAGGCCCGCCAGGAGCGGCCCGAGCGAGCGGGCGAGATTGAACACCGCTCCGTCGACCAGTGCCGCGGTGGGGATCATCCCGCGGTCCACGGTCTCCGGAAGAAGCGATTGCCAGGAGACCCCTACCACCACTAGCGCGGTGCCGACGAGGAGAACGGAGCAGATCATCGGGAGTGCCGTGTCGGCCCCCGTCACCGTGAGCACGGTCGCCGCCACCGCGGACCCCGCCGACGCCACGGTGGCCAGCGCCATCATCTTCTTGCGCGAGGCATACCCGGCGATCACCCCGACCGGTAGCGCGAGCACCAGGAACGGCACGGCCATGGCCGCCGGCGCGAGAGAGATCACCGACGCGGGCTCACCTCGCTCGGTGAGGACCCACTGCACCGAGACGACGTGGATCCACACGGCCACCGCGTTGGTGAGTTGGACGGCCTCGAGGGCCCGGAACGCGCGCTCGTGCCGGAGCGGGCGCGCCGTCGATCGGTGGGCGCCCGCCCCGTCGCTCACCACTGGTCCCAGTGGATGAACTCCTCCGCCGGTGGCCGCCAGGCGGGGCGGAAGGTGGTACCGGTGTAGTGGGCGACCGGGATCATGCAGACCTGTTCCACCTCGGCGGGATCGATCCCCACGATCTCGGCGACCTCGTCCTCGCGGCCGAGGGTCATCCCCGTCCAACAGGTGCCCAGTCCGCGAAGCCGCGCGGCGAGCATGAAGTTCCACACGGTCGGATACACCGTCGCGAGCCTGTGTTTGGCCGCCAGCACATCACCCTCGGCCAGCCGGGGCGTCAGACACGGGATGACGATCACCGGCACCCGGGACATCACCGCCGCGAGGTGCTCGGCCGAGTCCCTGGTGCGTCTGCTCTGGGCCGCGTGCGTGGGGTCGGCGTCGACACGGTGGAACAGCCCCACGTCGCTCGCGCGATAGAACCCGTCGAACTCCTCCCGGTAGATCCGGCCGAGGCGGTCGATGCGCGCGGGATCGCGGACGATCACGAACTCGGTGCGCATGAGATTGGAGCCCTGGGGCGCCTGGAGGGCGTCGGCCACGCACTCCTCCAGCGTTCGCGGGTCCACCTCGCGCCCCAGATCGAGTCGCCGGCGCACCGCGCGGGTGGTGGTGATCAGATCGTGCGCACCGAGGGGCTCGGGCGGGGTCACGGCCGCGGGATCAGTCATGGTCACCCCTACACCCCGACGAGATCCGCGATCGACCGGCGGGCTTTCCGGCCGCCCCCGAAGGCACCCTCGTCCCCGAGAGCGCGACGAAGGTAGAAGTGGGCGGAGTGCTCCCACGTGAAGCCGATCCCACCGTGCAATTGGATCGCCTCGTAGGCGCTCCTCGTGGCGGCATCCGCACACACCGCCGATGCGACCGCCACGGCCAGCTCGGCGTCGCGGGCGTCGTCCTCGTCGAGAACCGCGAGGGCGTACATCGCGGCGGACCGGGCCCGCTCGCGGTCGACCAGCATATCGGCCAGGCGATGCTTGATGGCCTGGAAAGACCCGATCGCACGTCCGAACTGATGACGCTGTTGGACGTAGGCGACCGTGTCATCCAACAGCCGGGCGGCGATCCCCGCGTGTTCGGCGGCGAGCGCCGCACCGGTGATGAGCGTCAACTCACGGACCACGTCCAGGAACCGTGCGGCACCGACGAGGATCCTCGTGGGCGCGTCCACCAACTGCACGTCGGCGCGGCGCCTGGTCAGGTCGACGACCTCTCGCGGGCGACGTTCTGCTCCGGTGAGGTCCACCACCACGAGCGCCTTCTCCGCTCCGGAGGACGCCACGACCACGAGCGAGTCGACCGCCTCCCCCCAGAGCACGCCCGGGACGAGCCCGTTGACGACGGAACCCGCCTCGCCCGTCGCCCCGGCACCCGCCGAGAGGGTGACCTCGCCGTCGAGCGACACCCCGATCGTGCGGCGTCCCTCCATGACCGCTCCGAGGAGATCGTCCAGCGATGCCGGGTCATCCGCTCGGACCAGCGCCTGCCCGGCAATTACGGCACTGACCAGGAGCGGCTCCGGGAGCAGCGCGGCTCCGGTCTCCTCGAGGACCACGCCCAGGTCCGCGAAACCGAAACCGTGCCCACCGAGTTCCTCGGGCACGGCGAGGGCGGCGACCTGCAGTTCATCGTTGAGTCTGCGCCACCGGGATTCCGAGTAGCCCGAGTCGGAGTCGATCGACTCGCGGACCGCCTCGTGGGTGCCGTGCCGGGCCACGAACCGGGCCACCACCGCGCGCAACTCGTCACGCTCCGGGGTCGGAAGGATGATCGACGGGTCGGCCTCGGGTCGCGCCGTTCGTGTCACTTGTGTCACGGGAAGTCCTCTCCTACGCCGTGGAGGTGGGGTGCCCCGCGTCGTGTAATTGAGTTGAGTTCACTTCAACCCATGACAACATAGTGAGGCGCATCACGCAAGCTCTTGAGGTCGGGCCCGATCCTAAACTAAGTTCGATTCATGACCTCGCCCGATTCCGCCCTGCCCGATTCCACCCTCGTCACCTACTACGCCCACGTGGACTCGGGAGACCTTGAGTCCGGTCTCGCCCTCCTGTCGCCGGACGTCTCCTTCGCCATCCTCCTCCCGGGCACTGCCGTGCGCGGCACGGACCGCGACGGCGTCCGCCGGTACCTCGAGGGGCGCGGTCCCATCGACCGGCGTCACGTCCCCACCCACGCCACCCGCACCGGTGAGCTCGAGT is a window from the Dietzia sp. JS16-p6b genome containing:
- a CDS encoding acyl-CoA dehydrogenase family protein is translated as MTQVTRTARPEADPSIILPTPERDELRAVVARFVARHGTHEAVRESIDSDSGYSESRWRRLNDELQVAALAVPEELGGHGFGFADLGVVLEETGAALLPEPLLVSAVIAGQALVRADDPASLDDLLGAVMEGRRTIGVSLDGEVTLSAGAGATGEAGSVVNGLVPGVLWGEAVDSLVVVASSGAEKALVVVDLTGAERRPREVVDLTRRRADVQLVDAPTRILVGAARFLDVVRELTLITGAALAAEHAGIAARLLDDTVAYVQQRHQFGRAIGSFQAIKHRLADMLVDRERARSAAMYALAVLDEDDARDAELAVAVASAVCADAATRSAYEAIQLHGGIGFTWEHSAHFYLRRALGDEGAFGGGRKARRSIADLVGV
- a CDS encoding nuclear transport factor 2 family protein yields the protein MTSPDSALPDSTLVTYYAHVDSGDLESGLALLSPDVSFAILLPGTAVRGTDRDGVRRYLEGRGPIDRRHVPTHATRTGELEFVYGAVVEDGVTITGHFLASARIDEDGLISGYQVAFDPELGLVSPTLDRS